ACAGGAGGATTCTCTAATGTATGATTATCTAATTGTTGGTAGTGGATTATTTGGCTCTGTATTTGCACATGAGGCAGCGCTGAAGGGCAAATCTGTTCTGGTTGTGGAACGTCGTGAGCATGTGGGTGGCAATATTTATTGTGAGGAAAAAGAGGGGATAAATATTCATAAATATGGTGCCCATATTTTCCATACTTCTTATAAGAATGTATGGGAATACGTAAATCAGTTTGTGGAGTTTAATCAGTATGTGAACTCTCCTGTGGCAAACTACAAAGGTGAACTTTACAATCTTCCGTTCAATATGAATACATTCACGAAGCTTTGGGGAGTAGTGACTCCACACGAAGCTGCTGATAAGATTGCGCAGCAGCGTACTGCAATTAAAGGTGAGCCCCATAATCTGGAAGAACAGGCTATTTCCCTTGTGGGGACGGATATCTATACGAAACTGATTAAAGGATATACGGAAAAACAGTGGGGACGTAGCTGTACAGAGCTGCCAGCATTTATTATCAAGCGTTTACCAGTGCGTTATACCTTCGATAATAATTACTTCAATGACCGCTATCAGGGTATCCCCATTGGTGGCTATAACAAACTCATTGAGGGATTGTTGGAAGGGATTGAAGTGCGTACTGGTGTTGATTACAACATGTCTCGTGCTGAATTGG
The Selenomonas ruminantium AC2024 DNA segment above includes these coding regions:
- the glf gene encoding UDP-galactopyranose mutase, whose translation is MYDYLIVGSGLFGSVFAHEAALKGKSVLVVERREHVGGNIYCEEKEGINIHKYGAHIFHTSYKNVWEYVNQFVEFNQYVNSPVANYKGELYNLPFNMNTFTKLWGVVTPHEAADKIAQQRTAIKGEPHNLEEQAISLVGTDIYTKLIKGYTEKQWGRSCTELPAFIIKRLPVRYTFDNNYFNDRYQGIPIGGYNKLIEGLLEGIEVRTGVDYNMSRAELDGLAKKIIYTGPVDAYFDYKLGQLEYRGLKFETERLEEVNHQGVAVMNYTEHDIPYTRVIEHKHFEFGTQPVTYVTREYPADWKPGEEAYYPVNNEKNQSLYQKYAELAQQEKNVIFGGRLAEYKYYDMDDVIKSALECAAREL